The following proteins come from a genomic window of Kitasatospora sp. NBC_01246:
- a CDS encoding VOC family protein encodes MTDVAAEQAEQNDTGFARLAMVTIDCADPVALAAFYGELLGWETRHVDERFAILDNPEGGSPLGFGRVAGYRQEPWTEPDGSKHFHLDFYVDDLEEATARALALGATEPQFQHGRTLRVLIDPAGHPFGLAPLE; translated from the coding sequence ATGACCGACGTCGCCGCTGAGCAGGCCGAGCAGAACGACACCGGCTTCGCCCGCCTCGCCATGGTCACCATCGACTGCGCCGACCCGGTCGCGCTGGCCGCCTTCTACGGTGAGCTGCTCGGGTGGGAGACCAGGCACGTGGACGAGCGCTTCGCCATCCTGGACAACCCCGAGGGCGGCAGCCCGCTCGGGTTCGGACGGGTCGCCGGGTACCGCCAGGAGCCGTGGACCGAACCCGACGGCAGCAAGCACTTCCACCTGGACTTCTACGTCGACGACCTGGAGGAGGCCACCGCCCGGGCACTCGCGCTCGGCGCCACCGAGCCGCAGTTCCAGCACGGCCGCACGCTCAGGGTGCTGATCGACCCGGCCGGCCACCCGTTCGGCCTAGCTCCCCTGGAGTGA
- a CDS encoding WXG100-like domain-containing protein — protein sequence MAIELPSEVATLLDFIGIHWPSVNEDKVREFGEHVKEFAKGLEDLHADSTATVHQLGGAYEGASYEALIAKWALMSDKHFNEVVQAAHVVAKALDTAADVIVAMKLEALGELIVLAASFVAAQAAAVATFGLAEAGVIAIQQAGRKLMSYLAHQLEDHIVSEVIEAAITPLVEIVSGAVAGLVFEAAEAALSGGGGSGGTQFKINPDAVEAHAKALHEQAEKVAQHAQVFSSRVAGVSFA from the coding sequence ATGGCGATCGAGCTGCCGAGCGAGGTAGCGACGCTCCTGGACTTCATCGGCATCCACTGGCCCTCGGTCAACGAGGACAAGGTCCGTGAATTCGGCGAGCACGTCAAGGAGTTCGCGAAGGGCCTCGAAGACCTGCACGCGGACTCGACGGCGACGGTCCATCAGCTCGGCGGGGCGTACGAGGGGGCGTCCTACGAGGCGCTCATCGCCAAGTGGGCGCTGATGTCCGACAAGCACTTCAACGAGGTCGTCCAGGCGGCCCACGTGGTGGCGAAGGCGCTGGACACCGCCGCCGACGTGATCGTGGCGATGAAGCTGGAGGCGCTCGGCGAGCTCATCGTGCTGGCCGCCTCCTTCGTCGCCGCCCAGGCCGCCGCGGTGGCGACCTTCGGCCTGGCGGAGGCCGGGGTGATCGCGATCCAGCAGGCCGGGCGCAAGCTGATGTCCTACCTGGCGCACCAGTTGGAGGACCACATCGTCTCCGAGGTGATCGAGGCGGCGATCACCCCGCTGGTGGAGATCGTCTCCGGGGCGGTGGCCGGGTTGGTGTTCGAGGCCGCCGAGGCCGCGCTGAGCGGCGGTGGCGGGTCGGGGGGAACCCAGTTCAAGATCAACCCTGACGCGGTGGAGGCGCACGCCAAGGCCCTGCACGAACAGGCCGAGAAGGTGGCCCAGCACGCGCAGGTCTTCAGCAGCCGGGTCGCGGGGGTGAGTTTCGCGTGA
- a CDS encoding nucleic acid/nucleotide deaminase domain-containing protein, producing MTDPIVKALEKGAQKLGKALADDMGKAAKKMYKQAGDNLSKAAKHHKDNDSGNAHTFDEKNKDKAAPPPKAGSSGGDGPKTPPRKYYVHDDGRVQEIKDGKFVDVDGSDKSLKTLLDGASEKVKDPSPDDLKDKYHAKKYKKSDKDEDGNPKKDEKVPSSRIDAPTPLSRAVEEARRAQGDYGGKNYAALRYKHPDGDEIILVGRSGDRSHSERSIGKPLLGGREDHVSELYTERAPCQANENCERWLGRHFQPKNPDLDVNYGVEYDSKVPTKNRDWGHRAYLDQLHQDHTAGQHGGTMGTKDFDAQGQQDKAAHETKHVAKKAKHGQ from the coding sequence GTGACGGACCCGATCGTCAAGGCCCTGGAGAAGGGCGCCCAGAAGCTCGGCAAGGCGCTCGCCGACGACATGGGCAAGGCCGCCAAGAAGATGTACAAGCAGGCCGGCGACAACCTGTCGAAGGCCGCCAAGCACCACAAGGACAACGACTCCGGCAACGCCCACACCTTCGACGAGAAGAACAAGGACAAGGCCGCGCCGCCGCCGAAGGCGGGCAGCAGCGGCGGCGACGGGCCGAAGACGCCGCCCCGGAAGTACTACGTCCACGACGACGGCCGGGTCCAGGAGATCAAGGACGGCAAGTTCGTCGACGTCGACGGGAGCGACAAGTCCCTGAAGACCCTGCTGGACGGGGCTTCGGAGAAGGTCAAGGACCCCTCCCCGGACGACCTCAAGGACAAGTACCACGCGAAGAAGTACAAGAAGTCCGACAAGGACGAGGACGGGAACCCCAAGAAGGACGAGAAGGTCCCGAGCAGCCGGATCGACGCTCCGACCCCGCTCTCCCGGGCCGTCGAGGAGGCCCGCCGGGCCCAGGGCGACTACGGCGGCAAGAACTACGCGGCGCTCCGGTACAAGCACCCGGACGGCGACGAGATCATCCTGGTCGGCCGCAGCGGTGACCGGAGCCACTCCGAACGGTCCATCGGCAAACCGCTGCTCGGCGGCCGGGAGGACCACGTCTCCGAGTTGTACACCGAGCGGGCCCCCTGTCAGGCCAACGAGAACTGCGAGCGCTGGCTCGGCCGGCACTTCCAGCCCAAGAACCCCGACCTCGACGTGAACTACGGCGTGGAGTACGACAGCAAGGTCCCCACGAAGAACCGGGACTGGGGCCACCGGGCGTACCTGGACCAGCTCCACCAGGATCACACCGCGGGCCAGCATGGTGGCACGATGGGCACGAAGGACTTCGACGCGCAGGGGCAGCAGGACAAGGCGGCCCACGAGACGAAGCACGTGGCGAAGAAGGCGAAGCATGGACAGTAG
- a CDS encoding SUKH-4 family immunity protein, which yields MLVGIDWPRVVAEAAPGDLLRFKPDEAARIWPDGDGARFVTEIGVPFSNGLFRLLEELADRRPENPDWAFARPLTDSLVETEHGTLRQLGELSSAFVFVNLDDGTIWVCDPDADEEYQLIHRDISSLAYLVYKIAIERPRPEERPTPYDWADAEEYIREGMGRWDDLPFGSEAEFWNSFLDFYQTT from the coding sequence GTGCTGGTAGGGATCGACTGGCCCCGGGTCGTCGCCGAGGCCGCGCCCGGCGACCTGTTGAGGTTCAAGCCCGACGAGGCGGCCCGGATCTGGCCGGACGGGGACGGCGCCCGCTTCGTGACGGAGATCGGGGTGCCGTTCTCCAACGGGCTGTTCCGGTTGCTGGAGGAGCTCGCGGACCGGCGGCCCGAGAACCCGGACTGGGCGTTCGCCCGGCCGCTGACCGATTCGCTGGTGGAGACCGAGCACGGCACGCTGCGCCAGTTGGGCGAGTTGTCCAGCGCGTTCGTGTTCGTCAACCTCGACGACGGGACGATCTGGGTCTGCGACCCGGACGCCGACGAGGAGTACCAGCTGATCCACCGTGACATCTCCTCGCTGGCGTACCTGGTGTACAAGATCGCCATCGAGCGGCCGCGGCCCGAGGAACGGCCGACGCCGTACGACTGGGCCGATGCCGAGGAGTACATCCGGGAGGGCATGGGCCGCTGGGACGATCTGCCGTTCGGCAGCGAGGCGGAGTTCTGGAACTCCTTCCTCGACTTCTACCAGACGACGTGA
- a CDS encoding nucleic acid/nucleotide deaminase domain-containing protein has protein sequence MDDELTAALTAHFGPRGLRSLSVAPAGPLRDPGLPLQVGPYFRAAEESDPLSLGEYAAGAGLEAGASAAQLRIGTDGGAELFFAPDRSVRALLLGSEPAELPVASTVEAFAAGLLLLDRYLPAVAASDRPEAAFAAYRELRQGLLAADPAAFEDREGWWPRVLDDLRRPLNVDSSAAFEVADEQGGTRIETAIGGPGLLHPEEVLWHRLRAEGVEPEQVVRVYCELEPCMMPGHYCARWMAAEFPQAEFTHGFDYGETAESRESGIKALMISLAERQG, from the coding sequence ATGGACGACGAGCTGACGGCGGCGCTTACGGCGCACTTCGGGCCGCGGGGGCTGCGCAGCCTGTCGGTCGCGCCCGCCGGGCCGCTGCGCGACCCCGGACTGCCGCTCCAGGTGGGGCCGTACTTCCGGGCCGCCGAGGAGTCCGATCCGCTGTCGCTGGGTGAGTACGCGGCCGGGGCCGGGCTGGAGGCCGGAGCGTCGGCCGCCCAACTGCGGATCGGCACCGACGGCGGGGCCGAGCTGTTCTTCGCCCCGGACCGGTCCGTCCGCGCGCTGCTGCTGGGGTCCGAGCCGGCGGAGCTGCCGGTCGCCTCGACGGTGGAGGCGTTCGCGGCCGGGCTGCTGCTGCTGGACCGGTACCTGCCGGCGGTCGCCGCGTCCGACCGGCCGGAGGCGGCCTTCGCCGCCTACCGGGAGCTGCGCCAGGGGCTGCTGGCGGCCGACCCGGCCGCCTTCGAGGACCGCGAGGGCTGGTGGCCGCGGGTGCTGGACGACCTGCGGCGCCCGCTGAACGTCGACTCCTCGGCGGCCTTCGAGGTGGCCGACGAGCAGGGCGGGACGCGGATCGAGACGGCCATCGGCGGCCCCGGCCTGCTGCACCCCGAGGAGGTGCTCTGGCACCGCCTGCGGGCGGAGGGCGTGGAGCCCGAGCAGGTGGTGCGGGTCTACTGCGAGCTGGAGCCGTGCATGATGCCCGGGCACTACTGCGCGCGCTGGATGGCGGCGGAGTTCCCGCAGGCGGAGTTCACCCACGGCTTCGACTACGGGGAGACGGCCGAGTCGCGCGAGAGCGGGATCAAGGCACTGATGATCAGCCTGGCCGAGCGGCAGGGCTGA
- a CDS encoding MarR family winged helix-turn-helix transcriptional regulator has product MPEMSEQDLAAVSQLRSSTMRLSRRLRHQRVEESLSPTEMGVLGTLARCGKATPGELARKEHVQPPSMTRIVAMLEEKGLVRREPHPEDRRQVVVSSTEQAEVILAESRRRRNAWLAELAEGLDEEEWAALRAAAPVLYKLAHL; this is encoded by the coding sequence ATGCCCGAGATGTCCGAGCAGGACCTCGCAGCCGTCAGTCAGCTGCGGTCGTCCACCATGCGCCTCTCCCGCCGCCTGCGTCACCAGCGGGTCGAGGAGTCGCTCAGCCCTACCGAGATGGGGGTGCTGGGCACCCTCGCACGCTGCGGGAAGGCCACGCCGGGTGAGCTCGCCCGGAAGGAGCACGTGCAGCCGCCCTCGATGACCAGGATCGTCGCGATGCTGGAAGAGAAGGGCCTGGTGCGGCGGGAGCCGCACCCGGAGGACCGCCGTCAGGTGGTCGTCAGCAGTACCGAACAGGCGGAGGTGATCCTCGCGGAGAGCCGCCGCCGGCGCAACGCCTGGCTCGCCGAACTCGCCGAGGGTCTCGACGAGGAGGAGTGGGCCGCCCTGCGGGCGGCCGCGCCGGTGCTCTACAAGCTCGCACACCTGTAA
- a CDS encoding MFS transporter, with translation MTPPAAASAAIRTDEPTTEPATATAAAADAQAPAPTGPAGNGDDDPDERTAAVTPAAQESPTGARFTRPGGMFSSLRVRNYRYYFAGQVVSNTGTWMQRIAQDWLVLSLTGSPLAVGITTAMQFLPMLLLGLFGGVLADRMPKRRLLIYTQGAMGLLAAGLAVLTVGGVVTPYYVYAFALLLGLVTVVDNPTRQAFVSEMVGPKDLANAVSLNAANFQTARLVGPAVAGLLIAAVGSGWAFAVNALSFAAVIGGLLAMRSSELRPTAPIAREKGQLREGLRYVKERPELLWPMVLAGFIGTFGFNFPTLLSGFAHDTFKVGAGQYGLLNTAMAVGSLAGALLAARRGAPRLRRLVAAALAFGALEVLAAFAPDYWSFALLLTLIGVFGLSFNTSVNSMLQLGTDPAMRGRVMGLLVLVFTGGTPIGAPVVGWVTASYGPRLGLLACGLVSALAAGTVGLVLARSADLKVRVDLHPGRGGRVVAFVPRTVAPTKSELAPAC, from the coding sequence GTGACACCGCCGGCCGCAGCCAGCGCCGCCATCCGCACCGACGAACCGACCACCGAACCCGCCACGGCCACCGCCGCGGCCGCCGACGCCCAGGCACCCGCCCCGACGGGGCCGGCCGGCAACGGCGACGACGACCCCGACGAACGCACCGCGGCGGTCACCCCCGCCGCTCAGGAATCCCCGACCGGAGCCCGCTTCACCCGGCCCGGAGGGATGTTCTCCTCACTGCGCGTCCGCAACTACCGTTACTACTTCGCCGGCCAGGTGGTCTCCAACACCGGTACCTGGATGCAGCGGATCGCCCAGGACTGGCTGGTCCTCAGCCTCACCGGCAGCCCGCTCGCGGTCGGCATCACCACCGCCATGCAGTTCCTGCCGATGCTGCTGCTCGGCCTCTTCGGCGGCGTGCTCGCCGACCGGATGCCCAAGCGCCGGCTGCTGATCTACACCCAGGGCGCGATGGGCCTGCTCGCCGCGGGCCTGGCCGTGCTGACCGTCGGCGGCGTGGTGACGCCCTACTACGTGTACGCGTTCGCGCTGCTGCTCGGCCTCGTCACGGTGGTCGACAACCCGACCCGGCAGGCCTTCGTCTCCGAGATGGTCGGTCCCAAGGACCTCGCCAACGCGGTCAGCCTGAACGCCGCCAACTTCCAGACCGCCCGGCTGGTCGGCCCCGCCGTCGCGGGCCTGCTGATCGCCGCGGTCGGCAGTGGCTGGGCCTTCGCGGTGAACGCGCTCTCCTTCGCCGCCGTGATCGGCGGGCTGCTCGCCATGCGGTCGTCCGAACTGCGCCCCACCGCGCCGATCGCCCGCGAGAAGGGGCAGTTGAGGGAGGGGCTGCGGTACGTCAAGGAGCGGCCCGAGCTGCTCTGGCCGATGGTGCTGGCCGGCTTCATCGGCACCTTCGGGTTCAACTTCCCGACGCTGCTCTCCGGTTTCGCCCACGACACCTTCAAGGTCGGCGCCGGGCAGTACGGCCTGCTGAACACCGCGATGGCGGTCGGTTCGCTGGCCGGCGCGCTGCTCGCGGCCCGGCGTGGCGCGCCCCGGCTGCGCCGGCTGGTCGCCGCCGCGCTGGCCTTCGGCGCGCTGGAGGTGCTGGCCGCCTTCGCGCCCGACTACTGGTCGTTCGCGCTGCTGCTGACCCTGATCGGGGTCTTCGGGCTGAGCTTCAACACCTCGGTCAACTCGATGCTCCAGCTGGGCACCGACCCCGCGATGCGGGGCCGGGTGATGGGCCTGCTGGTCCTGGTGTTCACCGGCGGCACGCCGATCGGCGCGCCGGTCGTCGGCTGGGTGACGGCCTCGTACGGGCCCCGGCTCGGGCTGTTGGCCTGCGGGTTGGTCTCGGCGCTGGCGGCCGGCACGGTCGGTCTGGTGCTGGCCCGCAGTGCGGACCTGAAGGTCCGGGTCGATCTGCATCCGGGTCGCGGCGGGCGGGTGGTCGCCTTCGTTCCGCGCACCGTCGCCCCGACCAAGTCCGAGCTGGCACCGGCCTGCTGA
- a CDS encoding GNAT family N-acetyltransferase, which translates to MKIRTGGRADTADILALLDGAVAWLAERGRADQWGDRPWSSVPALIDRIDGYTAEPFLIRLATDDEGRTIGCCVLSEQANAYATPVDERELYVRNLVTDRSLKGSGIGAALIADALDEARRRGIGLLRVDCFASEDRRLVEQYRALGFTETEAFESEYKGRPWRGQILEIRL; encoded by the coding sequence ATGAAGATCCGTACCGGCGGCCGCGCCGACACCGCCGACATCCTCGCCCTGCTCGACGGCGCGGTGGCCTGGCTCGCCGAGCGGGGCCGCGCCGACCAGTGGGGCGACCGGCCCTGGAGCAGCGTCCCGGCCCTGATCGACCGCATCGACGGGTACACCGCCGAGCCGTTCCTGATCCGGCTCGCGACGGACGACGAGGGCCGCACCATCGGCTGCTGCGTGCTGTCCGAGCAGGCCAACGCCTACGCCACCCCCGTGGACGAGCGCGAGCTGTACGTCCGCAACCTGGTCACCGACCGCTCCCTGAAGGGCTCCGGCATCGGCGCCGCGCTGATCGCCGACGCCCTCGACGAGGCCCGCCGGCGCGGTATCGGCCTGCTCCGGGTGGACTGCTTCGCGAGCGAGGACCGCCGTCTGGTCGAGCAGTACCGGGCGCTCGGCTTCACCGAGACCGAGGCCTTCGAGTCCGAGTACAAGGGCAGGCCCTGGCGGGGCCAGATCCTGGAGATCCGGCTCTGA
- the thpR gene encoding RNA 2',3'-cyclic phosphodiesterase gives MRLFVAVLPPVEALQGLADAVAPVRALPGADRLRWTAVEGWHLTLAFLGEVPAERLPELEAGLAAVAGVHGVHRLRLAGAGRFGDRVLWAGVEGQAWALRRLAEAVHEATAEVAGEVDAFTFHPHLTLARAGSSRGHRRAAQRGAVAELEALESALGGYRGPEWEAAELRLMKSELDGGFAHYETVASWPLARWS, from the coding sequence ATGAGGCTCTTCGTGGCGGTGCTGCCGCCGGTCGAGGCGTTGCAGGGGCTCGCCGACGCGGTCGCCCCGGTGCGGGCCCTGCCGGGGGCGGACCGGCTGCGCTGGACGGCCGTCGAGGGCTGGCACCTGACCCTGGCCTTCCTCGGCGAGGTGCCGGCGGAGCGGCTGCCGGAGCTGGAGGCCGGGCTGGCGGCGGTGGCCGGGGTGCACGGGGTGCACCGGCTGCGGCTCGCGGGCGCCGGGCGGTTCGGCGACCGGGTGCTCTGGGCCGGGGTGGAGGGCCAGGCGTGGGCGCTGCGGCGGCTCGCCGAGGCCGTGCACGAGGCCACCGCGGAGGTGGCCGGTGAGGTCGACGCGTTCACCTTCCACCCGCATCTCACCCTCGCCCGGGCCGGCTCCTCCCGGGGGCACCGGCGGGCGGCGCAGCGGGGGGCGGTGGCCGAGCTGGAGGCGCTGGAGTCGGCGCTCGGCGGGTACCGCGGGCCGGAGTGGGAGGCCGCGGAGCTGCGCCTGATGAAGAGCGAGCTCGACGGCGGCTTCGCGCACTACGAGACGGTCGCCTCCTGGCCGCTGGCCCGCTGGAGCTGA
- a CDS encoding TetR/AcrR family transcriptional regulator produces the protein MAPDPATPAAAAAVPPADAGNGTARRGRPRSFDREAALEQALRLFWERGWEATSVADLTSAMGIRPPSLYAAFGDKRALFAEVVARYRESHGAYSTRALAEEPTARAGIARMLHEAAAEATDPEHPWGCLLISSAVNCTSPEVEQALREIRNANVRALESLIRADIAAGREPAGADAAALAQFTATVLQGMSQRARDGADRAELERVAADAMRVWP, from the coding sequence ATGGCCCCCGACCCAGCCACCCCAGCCGCCGCAGCCGCCGTCCCGCCCGCCGACGCGGGCAACGGCACAGCTCGGCGCGGACGCCCCCGCTCCTTCGACCGCGAGGCCGCCCTGGAGCAGGCCCTTCGGCTGTTCTGGGAGCGCGGCTGGGAGGCGACCTCGGTCGCCGACCTCACCTCCGCCATGGGCATCCGCCCGCCGAGCCTGTACGCGGCCTTCGGCGACAAGCGCGCGCTCTTCGCGGAGGTCGTCGCCCGCTACCGGGAGAGCCACGGCGCCTACTCGACCCGCGCGCTCGCCGAGGAGCCCACCGCCCGGGCCGGCATCGCCCGGATGCTCCATGAGGCCGCCGCCGAGGCCACCGACCCGGAGCACCCCTGGGGCTGCCTGCTGATCAGCTCGGCCGTGAACTGCACGTCCCCCGAGGTCGAACAGGCGCTCCGGGAGATCCGCAACGCCAACGTCCGCGCGCTGGAGTCACTGATCCGGGCGGACATCGCGGCCGGCCGCGAACCCGCCGGGGCTGACGCGGCGGCGCTGGCGCAGTTCACCGCCACCGTGCTCCAGGGGATGTCCCAGCGGGCCCGCGACGGCGCCGACCGGGCCGAGCTGGAGCGGGTCGCCGCCGACGCGATGCGGGTCTGGCCCTGA
- a CDS encoding SDR family oxidoreductase — protein sequence MGTLAGRTALVTGGSRGIGRGIAERLGRDGALVAVHYGRDAEAAARVVGVIERAGGRAFAIGTELGVPGDARALWAAFDAGLAAHGGGEGLDILVNNAGIGQNGRIHEVAEADFDRVFAVNAKAPFFIVQHGLGRLRDGGRIVNVSSGVTRVAFPSAVSYAMTKGALNTLTLTLAEELGPRGITVNAVLPGIVDTDINPWLADPAARAGAAGHSAFDRVGEAADVADIVAFLASDDARWITGQNLDATGGSNLGV from the coding sequence ATGGGCACGCTTGCGGGCAGGACGGCTCTGGTGACGGGCGGCAGCCGGGGGATCGGGCGAGGCATAGCCGAGCGGTTGGGACGCGACGGGGCGCTGGTCGCCGTCCACTACGGCCGTGACGCCGAGGCGGCGGCGCGGGTCGTCGGGGTGATCGAGCGGGCCGGCGGCCGGGCCTTCGCGATCGGCACCGAACTGGGGGTGCCCGGTGACGCGCGGGCGCTCTGGGCGGCCTTCGACGCGGGGCTCGCCGCGCACGGCGGCGGCGAGGGCCTGGACATCCTGGTGAACAACGCCGGGATCGGTCAGAACGGGCGGATCCACGAGGTCGCCGAAGCGGACTTCGACCGGGTGTTCGCGGTGAACGCCAAGGCGCCGTTCTTCATCGTCCAGCATGGCCTGGGCCGGCTGCGGGACGGCGGCCGGATCGTCAACGTCTCGTCCGGGGTCACCCGGGTCGCGTTCCCGTCAGCCGTCTCCTACGCGATGACCAAGGGGGCGCTGAACACCCTCACACTGACGCTCGCCGAGGAGCTCGGGCCGCGCGGGATCACCGTCAACGCGGTGCTGCCGGGCATCGTCGACACCGACATCAACCCCTGGCTGGCCGACCCGGCGGCCCGGGCCGGGGCGGCCGGCCACTCGGCCTTCGACCGGGTCGGTGAGGCGGCCGACGTGGCGGACATCGTGGCCTTCCTGGCCTCCGACGACGCCCGCTGGATCACCGGGCAGAATCTGGACGCCACCGGCGGATCCAACCTCGGGGTCTGA
- the serC gene encoding phosphoserine transaminase, protein MAQIQIPADIKPADGRFGCGPSKVRPEALSALAATETSLLGTSHRQAPVKNLVKRVREGVSSLFSLPEGYEVVLGNGGSTAFWDIAAFGLVREKSQHLDFGEFSSKFASSVKAAPWLGEPTVIKTAPGTHPLPVAEAGVDVYALTHNETSTGVAMPIGRPAGADEGSLVLVDATSGAGGLPVDITETDVYYFAPQKSFAAEGGLWLATFSPAALERAAEIAGSGRYIPPFFDLPTAIDNSSKDQTYNTPAISTLFLLADQLDWLNGNGGLDWAVARTADSSSRLYGWAEKSSFATPFVANPAERSQVVGTIDFDDAVDASAVAKALRANGIVDTEPYRKLGRNQLRVAMFPAIEPADVEALTACIDYVVEQL, encoded by the coding sequence GTGGCTCAGATCCAGATCCCCGCTGACATCAAGCCCGCAGACGGCCGTTTCGGCTGCGGCCCGTCCAAGGTGCGCCCCGAGGCCCTGAGTGCCCTCGCCGCCACCGAGACCTCCCTGCTCGGCACCTCGCACCGCCAGGCCCCGGTGAAGAACCTGGTCAAGCGCGTGCGCGAGGGCGTGAGCAGCCTCTTCTCCCTCCCCGAGGGGTACGAGGTGGTTCTCGGCAACGGTGGCTCCACCGCCTTCTGGGACATCGCGGCCTTCGGCCTGGTGCGGGAGAAGTCCCAGCACCTCGACTTCGGCGAGTTCTCCTCCAAGTTCGCCTCCTCGGTCAAGGCGGCGCCCTGGCTGGGCGAGCCGACCGTGATCAAGACCGCCCCGGGCACCCACCCGCTGCCGGTCGCCGAGGCGGGCGTGGACGTCTACGCGCTCACCCACAACGAGACCTCCACCGGTGTCGCGATGCCGATCGGGCGCCCGGCCGGGGCGGACGAGGGCTCGCTGGTCCTGGTGGACGCCACCTCGGGCGCCGGCGGCCTGCCGGTCGACATCACCGAGACCGATGTCTACTACTTCGCGCCGCAGAAGTCCTTCGCCGCCGAGGGCGGCCTCTGGCTGGCGACGTTCTCCCCGGCCGCCCTGGAGCGCGCCGCCGAGATCGCCGGCTCCGGCCGCTACATCCCGCCGTTCTTCGACCTGCCGACGGCCATCGACAACTCGTCGAAGGACCAGACGTACAACACCCCGGCGATCTCCACCCTGTTCCTGCTGGCCGACCAGCTGGACTGGCTGAACGGCAACGGCGGCCTGGACTGGGCGGTCGCCCGGACGGCCGACTCCTCCTCCCGGCTGTACGGCTGGGCCGAGAAGTCGTCGTTCGCCACCCCGTTCGTGGCGAACCCGGCGGAGCGTTCCCAGGTGGTCGGCACGATCGACTTCGACGACGCGGTGGACGCCTCCGCCGTCGCCAAGGCACTGCGTGCCAACGGCATCGTCGACACCGAGCCGTACCGCAAGCTCGGCCGCAACCAGCTGCGCGTCGCGATGTTCCCGGCCATCGAGCCGGCGGACGTCGAGGCGCTCACCGCCTGCATCGACTACGTGGTCGAGCAGCTCTGA
- a CDS encoding citrate synthase 2, with protein sequence MSDFVPGLEGVVAFESEIAEPDREGGALRYRGVDIDDLVGHVSFGHVWGLLVDGKFNPGLPAAEPFPIPVHSGDIRVDVQSALAMLAPVWGLKPLLDISAEQARDDLARAAVMALSYVAQSARGQGLPMVPQSEIDKAETVVERFMIRWRGEPDPKHVKAIDAYWTSAAEHGMNASTFTARVIASTGADVAAALSGAVGAMSGPLHGGAPSRVLGMIEEIERTGDAKAWVKNALDKGERLMGFGHRVYRAEDPRARVLRRTAKELGAPRFEVAEALEKAALEELHNRRPDRVLATNVEFWAAIMLDFAEVPAHMFTSMFTCARTAGWSAHILEQKRTGRLVRPAARYIGPAPRSPRDIEGFEAIAH encoded by the coding sequence ATGTCCGACTTCGTACCCGGGCTTGAGGGAGTCGTCGCTTTCGAGAGCGAGATCGCCGAACCCGACCGTGAAGGCGGCGCCCTGCGGTACCGCGGAGTCGACATCGACGACCTGGTCGGCCACGTCTCCTTCGGCCACGTCTGGGGCCTGCTGGTGGACGGCAAGTTCAACCCCGGCCTGCCGGCCGCCGAGCCCTTCCCGATCCCGGTCCACTCCGGCGACATCCGGGTGGACGTGCAGTCCGCCCTCGCCATGCTCGCCCCGGTCTGGGGCCTCAAGCCGCTGCTCGACATCTCCGCCGAGCAGGCCCGTGACGACCTCGCCCGGGCGGCCGTGATGGCCCTCTCGTACGTGGCGCAGTCCGCCCGCGGCCAGGGCCTGCCGATGGTCCCGCAGAGCGAGATCGACAAGGCCGAGACGGTCGTCGAGCGCTTCATGATCCGCTGGCGCGGCGAGCCGGACCCGAAGCACGTCAAGGCCATCGACGCCTACTGGACGTCCGCCGCCGAGCACGGGATGAACGCCTCCACCTTCACCGCCCGCGTCATCGCCTCCACCGGTGCCGACGTCGCGGCCGCGCTCTCCGGCGCCGTCGGCGCGATGTCCGGCCCGCTGCACGGCGGCGCGCCGTCCCGGGTGCTCGGCATGATCGAGGAGATCGAGCGCACCGGCGACGCCAAGGCCTGGGTGAAGAACGCGCTGGACAAGGGCGAGCGCCTGATGGGCTTCGGCCACCGCGTCTACCGCGCCGAGGACCCGCGCGCCCGCGTGCTGCGCCGCACCGCCAAGGAGCTCGGCGCGCCGCGCTTCGAGGTCGCCGAGGCGCTGGAGAAGGCCGCGCTGGAGGAGCTGCACAACCGCCGCCCCGACCGCGTGCTGGCCACCAACGTCGAGTTCTGGGCCGCCATCATGCTGGACTTCGCCGAGGTCCCGGCGCACATGTTCACCTCGATGTTCACCTGTGCGCGCACCGCCGGCTGGTCGGCGCACATCCTGGAGCAGAAGCGCACGGGCCGGCTCGTCCGCCCCGCCGCGCGCTACATCGGCCCCGCCCCGCGCAGCCCGCGCGACATCGAGGGCTTCGAGGCCATCGCGCACTGA